CGTGAACAGTTCGCGGTGCGCCTCGTCGTGTTGGGCGGACGCGTACAGTTCGTGATACACCTGCATCCGGTCCCAGTGGGAGAACTCCTCGAGTTCCGGCCCGAACAGACAGCGATCGATCCGCATATCGAGTTCCTCGCGTGGCCCCGTCTCCTCGTCGACCTCGATGCTTCCCTCGTACTGGTCGATGACGTATTCCAGAAACGACGACAGCAGGTCGTACTTGCCGTCGAAGTGGTAGTGAATCACCTGTCGGGACAGCTCCATCTCGGCCCCGATGTCGCGGACGCGCAGGTCGGTGTAGCCGTGTTCGCGCAGTGCCCGGAAAGTGGCCTCCATAATGACCTCGCGGGTGTCCTGGGCCTCGACCGACCCGTCCGATTCGCTCATAGAGGACCGTTGACCTGCGGGTTACATATCGGTTTCCTCGCGGGATCCCGCGTCCGCCGGAAGCCTCACCGCCCGTCGACGACTGTCCCGACCGACCGTCCCGCCAGGAAGCCCGAGAGCGCGTCGGGACCGAAGATAGACGCCGGCGCGCCGAGTTCGAGCAGCGCGCGCACCTTCGCCGCCATTCCCCCGGTCACGTCCGTCGCATCGGAGCCGCCGAGCGCGTCCGCGACGTCTCCGAAGTCGGTGATCTCGCTCACGACGTCGCCGTCGTCGCCGTAGACCCCGTCGACGGTGGAACAGAGCCCGACGCGGTCGGCGTCGAGGCCGCGAGCGAGGTGGGCGACGACCTCGTCGCCGCTGATGATCGTCGCGCCCGCGTCCGCGTGGGCGATCACGTCGCCGTGCAGCACGGGGACGAAGCCCTCGGCGAGCATCGTCGCCGTGGTGTCGGACGCGAGCGACAACGTCGAATCGGCGGCGCGCGCGCCCGCCGAGAGCGGATGCACCGGTAGCGCCGGGACGCCCGCCGACTGCAACCGCCCGACGACCTCGTCGTTGAGCCGTCGCATCGAGTCGTGGATCTCCCAGACACCGACGGCGTCGTGGCTCCCGTCGGTGGGCGTGACGCCGTGCTTTTCCGCGTAGTGGTGACCGAAACTCCCCGCCCCGTGCACGAGCAGCAGTCGCGAGACGTCCGCGTCGGCGATCGCGCCGACCGCGCGGTCCAGGGCGTCGTCGTCGACGGTCTCGGGCGTTGCCTTGTCGGTGATGACGCTCCCGCCGAGTTTGAGGACGGTCGTCACGTCACTTCGCCTCCGCGTTCGTCGATCCGTCCGTCGCCGCGGTCGTCGGCCGCTCCGCGCGGACGCCCTCGCGGTCCAGTTCCGCGCGGAACGCGTCGCGACACTCCGCGGTGTACCGGAGCGCCGTCCGCGTCTCGGGCGTCTCGTCGAGCGCGACGATGCAGCCGCCGCCGCCCGCGCCGGTGAGTTTCGCGCCGTGCGCGCCGGCCTCCCGAGCGGCCCAGACCATATTGTCGAGCGTGCGCGAGGAGACGCCGAGGGCTTCGAGCAGGCCGTGATCGAAGTCCATCAGTCGGCCGAGTTCGGCCAGGAGTTCCGGTTCCGGATCGGACGCCGGGTCGGCCGCGGCGAGCAGCGACTCCCCTTCCATGACGATGTCACCGATGCTCTCGACGGTGTCGGCGGCGAAACCGTACTCCTCGCGGAGCGAGCGGACGCCCGCGACGAGCTCGCCCGTGTCGCCCGCGCCGCCGTCGAAGCCGACGACGAAGGGGAGGTTCGGCGCGTCGATCCGGCGGCAGTCGTCGCCTTCGACCCTGACCGCGCCGCCCATCGCCGAACAGAACGTGTCCGCGCGCGAGGCCTGCCCGTCCTGGACGTCGTACTCCGCGCGGTAGGCGCGCTCGGCCAGTTCTTCGGGAGCGAGTTCGACGCCGAGTTCCCGCGTCGCGGCGTCGATGCCGGCGACGACGACGGCGGCCGAAGAGCCGAGGCCCGCACCGAGCGGGATCTCGCTCTCGACGCGGATGTCGAACCCGGCCGCGGGCGCGTCGGCGGCGTCGCGGGCCTGTTCGACCGCGGCGTCGACGTAGCCCACGCCGGCGTCGACGAGGCCCGCCGGGACGTCGACGTCGGGGCGATCCTCGATGTCGTCGGCGTACTCGACGGTGAAGCCGTCGAGGCTCAGATCCCGGGCTTCGACCCTGATGTGGTCGTCCTCGCGGGCGTCGACGGTGACGGTGGCCCGGCGCTCGATGGCGCACGGGACCGCGGGTTCGCCGTAGACGACCGCGTGCTCCCCGAAGAGGTACACCTTGCCGGGGGCGCTTGAGACGGTCATACGGGAGGCATACCGTGGACGGCGCTTAAGCTATCCGACTGAAATCGACCCTCGGGGATCCGGGCAGCGCCGGCTCCGGCAGTCCCGCGAGCGTCCGGCAGTCGGGGTCACGAGGGTCGACTCCGACAGTGCCCGCGGGTCGGTCGCGTCACTCCTCGGCGAAGTCGTCGAGTTCCGTCAGTTCGAGATCGTCGTCGCCGCGGAGGTACTTCGCCGCGGCCGCGAGCGCGACGAGTAGCACGAGCGCGACGAGCGCGCCGATTCGGAGCCGTCCCGAATCCTCCCCGAGCGGGGTACCGGTCTCCTCGGTTCCGCCGGACCCATCCGATGACTCCTCGCCATCGGCTTCGCTCGACGCCGCCTCGTCACCGGAGCCGCCGATCGCGGGGGCGGTGTTCGTCGCGCTGAAACTGAGGCCGTCGTGGAGGTGAATCTCGAAGAACGTGAACTCGGTCATCTCAAATTTCGGTA
This portion of the Halobellus litoreus genome encodes:
- a CDS encoding TetR/AcrR family transcriptional regulator — translated: MSESDGSVEAQDTREVIMEATFRALREHGYTDLRVRDIGAEMELSRQVIHYHFDGKYDLLSSFLEYVIDQYEGSIEVDEETGPREELDMRIDRCLFGPELEEFSHWDRMQVYHELYASAQHDEAHRELFTEHYDRLKQGIVDVIERGIEQGSFREVDADLMGQHLTDTIHVARERRLALGHDDAPDEARRAIDEFVLDSLYPASET
- a CDS encoding isopentenyl phosphate kinase, whose translation is MTTVLKLGGSVITDKATPETVDDDALDRAVGAIADADVSRLLLVHGAGSFGHHYAEKHGVTPTDGSHDAVGVWEIHDSMRRLNDEVVGRLQSAGVPALPVHPLSAGARAADSTLSLASDTTATMLAEGFVPVLHGDVIAHADAGATIISGDEVVAHLARGLDADRVGLCSTVDGVYGDDGDVVSEITDFGDVADALGGSDATDVTGGMAAKVRALLELGAPASIFGPDALSGFLAGRSVGTVVDGR
- the mvk gene encoding mevalonate kinase; the encoded protein is MTVSSAPGKVYLFGEHAVVYGEPAVPCAIERRATVTVDAREDDHIRVEARDLSLDGFTVEYADDIEDRPDVDVPAGLVDAGVGYVDAAVEQARDAADAPAAGFDIRVESEIPLGAGLGSSAAVVVAGIDAATRELGVELAPEELAERAYRAEYDVQDGQASRADTFCSAMGGAVRVEGDDCRRIDAPNLPFVVGFDGGAGDTGELVAGVRSLREEYGFAADTVESIGDIVMEGESLLAAADPASDPEPELLAELGRLMDFDHGLLEALGVSSRTLDNMVWAAREAGAHGAKLTGAGGGGCIVALDETPETRTALRYTAECRDAFRAELDREGVRAERPTTAATDGSTNAEAK